One Paenibacillus riograndensis SBR5 DNA segment encodes these proteins:
- a CDS encoding endo-1,4-beta-xylanase, with protein MKNTIKKVVGGLALASVLLTSVMAGNASAAITNGSKFLGNIIAGSAPGNFTTYWNQVTPENGTKWGAIEGNRNQMNWGNADMIYNYAISKNIPFKFHTLVWGSQEPNWVAGLSAAEQKAEISSFITQAGQRYSAKSAFVDVVNEPLHAKPSYRNAIGGDGSTGWDWVIWSFQQARAAFPNSKLLINEYGIIGDPSAADKYVTIINHLKSRGLIDGIGIQCHYFNMDNVSVSTMNTVLNKLAATGLPIYVSELDITGDDNTQLARYQAKFPVLWNHPSVKGVTLWGYIQNQTWAAGTHLVNSNGTERPALKWLKQYLGGSSALMETTDAQDLTDSVIQPDSVVQPDLQPDLQPVLEPVAAE; from the coding sequence TTGAAGAACACAATTAAAAAGGTTGTGGGCGGGCTCGCCTTAGCGAGTGTCCTGCTCACCTCTGTGATGGCAGGCAATGCCAGCGCAGCGATTACCAATGGATCGAAGTTCCTGGGGAATATCATTGCAGGCAGTGCTCCCGGCAACTTCACCACCTATTGGAATCAGGTCACCCCTGAGAACGGCACCAAATGGGGAGCGATTGAAGGCAACCGCAACCAGATGAACTGGGGCAATGCGGACATGATCTATAACTATGCGATTAGCAAGAACATCCCGTTCAAGTTCCATACCCTGGTCTGGGGAAGCCAGGAGCCTAACTGGGTCGCGGGCTTGTCGGCAGCGGAGCAGAAGGCGGAGATCAGCTCATTCATTACTCAGGCAGGCCAGCGTTATTCGGCAAAGTCAGCCTTCGTGGATGTCGTCAATGAACCGCTGCATGCCAAGCCTTCGTACCGCAATGCCATCGGCGGTGACGGAAGCACCGGCTGGGATTGGGTCATCTGGTCCTTCCAGCAAGCCCGGGCGGCGTTCCCGAATTCCAAGCTGCTCATCAATGAATATGGCATTATCGGTGACCCCAGCGCGGCCGATAAGTATGTAACCATTATTAATCACCTGAAGTCCAGAGGACTGATTGACGGGATCGGCATTCAGTGCCACTACTTTAATATGGATAACGTCAGCGTCTCTACCATGAATACCGTGCTGAATAAGCTTGCTGCTACAGGCCTGCCTATCTATGTCTCCGAGCTGGATATTACCGGAGATGACAATACCCAGCTTGCCAGATACCAAGCGAAATTCCCTGTGCTCTGGAACCATCCTTCGGTCAAAGGGGTCACCCTCTGGGGCTACATCCAGAATCAGACCTGGGCAGCGGGCACCCATCTGGTGAATTCCAACGGCACAGAGCGCCCTGCCCTGAAATGGCTGAAGCAATACCTGGGCGGCTCGTCAGCCCTGATGGAAACCACTGATGCCCAGGATCTCACGGACAGTGTGATCCAACCGGACAGTGTGGTCCAACCAGACCTTCAACCGGATCTCCAGCCGGTGCTGGAACCCGTTGCGGCCGAGTAA
- a CDS encoding beta-xylosidase family glycoside hydrolase, producing the protein MKKVYASDEFTAPSGGTGLAKVWQWNHNPDNSKWSLTQRQGFMRLTTGKVSTSLLDARNTLTQRTFGPKSTGVTALETGGMKDGDVAGLAAFQAKYGFVGVKMSGNSKSIVMVNASSGSTTEVANVLLSQNRVYLKVVCDFTNQTDKAYFSYSLDGNNWTSLGNTLQMSYTLPHFMGYRFALFNYATKSAGGYADFDYLRLE; encoded by the coding sequence GTGAAGAAGGTGTACGCGTCTGACGAATTCACTGCGCCCTCGGGTGGAACCGGATTAGCCAAGGTCTGGCAGTGGAACCACAATCCCGATAACTCGAAGTGGTCCCTGACCCAGCGCCAAGGCTTCATGCGGCTGACCACCGGCAAGGTAAGCACAAGCCTGCTGGATGCCCGGAACACGCTGACCCAGCGGACGTTCGGACCTAAGAGCACAGGCGTGACGGCCCTGGAGACGGGCGGGATGAAGGACGGGGATGTTGCCGGACTGGCTGCTTTTCAGGCTAAATACGGCTTCGTCGGCGTGAAGATGTCCGGCAATTCCAAGTCCATTGTGATGGTCAATGCCAGCTCCGGGTCCACGACCGAGGTGGCCAATGTGCTGCTCAGCCAGAACAGAGTCTACCTGAAGGTGGTCTGTGACTTCACCAACCAGACCGATAAGGCGTACTTCTCCTATAGTCTGGACGGCAACAACTGGACATCATTGGGCAATACGCTGCAGATGTCCTATACGCTGCCTCACTTTATGGGCTACCGGTTTGCACTGTTCAATTATGCGACGAAGTCGGCGGGCGGCTATGCTGATTTTGATTATCTGCGTCTGGAGTAG
- a CDS encoding glycoside hydrolase 43 family protein, whose product MKHINSYILKKTGLYLLAISLMLGILFNPSTAAAATFTNPFIYADAPDNDVIRVGNVYYMTSTTMHMTPGVPVMKSYDLVNWEIVNYVYDTYANGDAQNLNNGQNEYGRGSWASSLRYHNGIYYVSFGSNSTGRTYIYQTTNIENGPWTSSVLGSYYHDASLLFDNGRVFLVYGADNISLIELTADAKAIKSGGISQVIIPNSSNIAGSSFIVKAEGAHIQKINGYYYVFLICWPSGSGRTQLTYRSTSLTGGYSGQVSLNDSGIAQGGIVDTPSGSWYAMLFRDSGAVGRMSYLVP is encoded by the coding sequence GTGAAACATATAAATTCTTATATTTTAAAAAAAACAGGGCTGTACCTGCTGGCAATATCGCTCATGCTCGGTATCCTGTTCAATCCTTCTACGGCTGCGGCGGCGACCTTTACCAATCCGTTCATTTATGCCGATGCCCCGGACAATGACGTCATCAGGGTAGGCAATGTGTATTACATGACCAGCACCACCATGCATATGACCCCCGGAGTCCCCGTCATGAAGTCCTATGATCTGGTGAACTGGGAGATCGTGAACTACGTCTACGATACCTATGCGAACGGGGATGCCCAGAACCTGAATAACGGGCAGAACGAGTACGGCCGGGGCTCCTGGGCCAGCAGCCTCAGATACCATAACGGGATCTACTATGTGTCCTTCGGGTCCAATTCAACCGGCCGGACCTATATCTATCAGACCACGAATATTGAAAATGGCCCCTGGACCTCATCGGTCCTGGGCAGCTACTATCACGATGCGTCGCTGCTGTTCGACAATGGCCGGGTCTTCCTGGTGTACGGGGCCGATAATATCAGCCTGATTGAGCTGACGGCAGATGCCAAGGCCATCAAGTCCGGCGGGATCAGCCAGGTCATCATCCCGAATTCCAGCAATATTGCCGGTTCGAGCTTCATCGTGAAGGCCGAAGGCGCGCATATTCAGAAGATCAACGGCTATTATTATGTGTTCCTGATCTGCTGGCCTTCGGGAAGCGGACGCACCCAATTGACCTACCGATCCACCAGCTTAACCGGAGGCTATTCGGGGCAGGTGTCGCTTAACGACTCGGGCATTGCCCAGGGCGGCATCGTGGACACGCCATCGGGCTCCTGGTATGCGATGCTCTTCAGGGATAGCGGGGCGGTCGGACGGATGTCGTATCTGGTCCCGTAA
- a CDS encoding carbohydrate-binding protein yields the protein MFKKLSVLAMTFVLLLGCLPMLSAQAAGNATAKQPGNSNPLMDHKLGADPFALTYNGRVYIYMSSDAYVYNSNGTVKDNDFSALNKINVISSADMVNWTDHGAIPVAGANNVNGSAGIAKWASLSWAPSAAVKKINGQDKFFLYFANGASGIGVLTANSPIGPWSDPLGKALVTGSTPGMSGVTWLFDPAVLVDDDGSGYLYAGGGIPNTSDPASIASPKTARVLRLGADMTSIVGSASTIDAPYMFEDSGIHKYGGKYYYSYCFNFSGTHPAAYPAGEIGYMVSNSPMGPYTYTGHFLKNPYTFFGVGGNNHHAVFNFNNQWYVVYHAQTVAKAVLGDGKGYRSPHINKLVHNANGTIQEVQGDMAGIAQIANLNPYTRVEAETIGWNAGITTERTQAAGGPVNNMNVTNINNGDWVAVGNADFGSGASSFKANVASATGGGKIEIRLDSATGPLVGTLNVPNTGGAQSWQEVQTTVSNATGVHRLYLVFTGSGSGNLFNFDYWQFSTGGDGGTTPPPVSKVEAEDMTLSGTYAGKITSPFSGVALYGNDDAAAFNQYYAFGTHNFSVRGASNNSATARVDLLIGGVNVGSFYFSGTTPSVQTLTNVAHATGNQEVKLVVTTDNGSWDAYVDYIEWSQ from the coding sequence ATGTTCAAAAAGCTCTCGGTGCTTGCGATGACCTTTGTTCTGCTGCTGGGCTGTCTGCCTATGCTGTCTGCTCAGGCGGCAGGGAATGCCACAGCCAAGCAGCCGGGAAATTCCAATCCGCTGATGGACCACAAGCTGGGTGCCGATCCCTTCGCATTAACGTATAACGGAAGAGTCTATATCTATATGTCGAGTGATGCCTATGTCTATAACAGTAACGGAACCGTGAAGGACAATGATTTCAGCGCACTGAACAAAATCAATGTCATCTCTTCGGCAGATATGGTGAACTGGACAGACCATGGCGCCATCCCGGTAGCCGGAGCCAATAATGTCAACGGTTCTGCGGGCATTGCCAAATGGGCCTCGCTCTCCTGGGCGCCTTCAGCAGCCGTCAAAAAAATCAACGGCCAGGATAAATTCTTCCTGTACTTCGCCAACGGGGCGTCAGGCATCGGTGTACTGACAGCCAACTCTCCGATTGGCCCGTGGTCCGATCCGCTGGGCAAAGCGCTGGTGACAGGCAGTACACCGGGAATGTCCGGGGTGACCTGGCTGTTTGACCCGGCGGTGCTGGTCGATGATGACGGCAGCGGCTACTTGTATGCGGGCGGGGGCATCCCCAACACTTCGGACCCGGCATCCATTGCGAGTCCCAAGACAGCCCGCGTGCTGAGACTCGGTGCGGATATGACCAGCATTGTTGGGAGCGCCTCCACTATTGATGCTCCCTATATGTTTGAGGATTCGGGCATCCACAAGTACGGCGGCAAATATTATTACTCGTATTGCTTCAACTTCTCCGGCACGCATCCGGCTGCCTATCCGGCAGGTGAAATCGGGTATATGGTCAGCAACAGTCCGATGGGGCCATATACGTACACCGGACATTTCCTGAAGAATCCTTACACCTTCTTCGGGGTAGGCGGCAACAACCACCATGCGGTATTTAACTTCAATAACCAATGGTACGTAGTCTATCACGCCCAGACTGTGGCGAAGGCTGTTCTTGGTGATGGCAAAGGCTACCGTTCTCCGCATATCAACAAGCTGGTCCATAATGCGAACGGAACCATCCAGGAGGTTCAGGGAGACATGGCGGGCATTGCCCAGATTGCCAATCTCAATCCGTACACCCGGGTGGAAGCCGAGACGATCGGCTGGAATGCAGGCATTACAACGGAACGTACGCAGGCTGCGGGCGGTCCTGTCAACAATATGAATGTGACCAATATTAACAATGGAGACTGGGTTGCCGTGGGCAATGCCGATTTCGGCTCTGGCGCTTCCAGCTTTAAGGCGAATGTGGCTTCAGCCACAGGCGGCGGTAAAATCGAAATCCGGCTCGACAGCGCAACCGGCCCGCTGGTCGGCACGCTGAATGTTCCTAATACAGGAGGAGCACAGTCCTGGCAGGAGGTACAGACTACGGTCAGCAATGCGACAGGGGTGCACAGACTCTATCTGGTCTTCACCGGATCAGGCTCCGGCAATCTGTTCAACTTCGATTATTGGCAGTTCTCTACGGGCGGCGATGGCGGCACGACGCCTCCTCCGGTGAGCAAGGTGGAAGCGGAGGACATGACGCTCAGCGGGACCTATGCGGGCAAGATCACGTCCCCTTTTAGCGGAGTGGCGCTGTACGGGAATGATGACGCTGCTGCGTTCAATCAATATTATGCCTTCGGCACGCATAACTTCTCGGTCCGGGGAGCTTCTAACAATTCCGCGACGGCCAGAGTGGATCTGCTGATCGGCGGAGTGAACGTTGGCTCCTTCTATTTCAGCGGCACAACCCCTTCTGTTCAGACGTTGACGAATGTGGCGCATGCCACCGGCAATCAGGAGGTCAAGCTGGTGGTTACCACGGATAATGGAAGCTGGGATGCTTATGTGGATTATATTGAATGGAGCCAGTGA
- a CDS encoding ABC transporter substrate-binding protein: protein MRTVKGCLVLLFFVLTPMVLGGCTGGGNNGGPQALPMPEPSPAALTLLPSAAEMAADKPVVLGFSQLGSESTWREANTASIREAAGEAGITLLLKNAEQDQQKQFEAIRSFIRSGVDVIAIAPVVQTGWEPILLEIKQAGIPVIILDRSVNVPDSSLYVTFIGSDFYEEGVKAAKYVRDKMRHHSEVIRIAELQGTVGSTPSIDRGRGFRKMLAGQPNLRITLSATADFTRSGGHEVMKIFLQQPKEQWPQVLYSHNDDMAIGAVEAIKEAGLVPGEDIIIVSVDGTRRAFEQMVAGSINAVVECNPLLGPLLMQAVKEVMAGRTLPKRMVTPEDIYTRELAAIEINNRKY from the coding sequence TTGCGAACAGTAAAAGGGTGCCTGGTGCTGCTGTTCTTCGTCCTAACACCGATGGTGCTGGGAGGCTGCACGGGTGGCGGGAATAACGGCGGGCCGCAGGCGCTGCCCATGCCCGAGCCTTCTCCTGCGGCGCTTACACTGCTGCCCTCCGCAGCAGAGATGGCCGCAGACAAGCCGGTCGTGCTGGGCTTCTCCCAGCTCGGGTCGGAGAGCACCTGGCGGGAAGCGAACACCGCATCGATCCGCGAAGCCGCCGGGGAGGCGGGGATTACGCTGCTGCTGAAGAACGCCGAGCAGGATCAGCAGAAGCAGTTCGAGGCGATCCGTTCTTTTATCCGCAGCGGGGTCGATGTTATTGCTATTGCGCCTGTGGTACAGACCGGCTGGGAGCCGATTCTGCTGGAGATTAAGCAGGCCGGAATTCCGGTGATTATCCTGGACCGTTCAGTGAATGTACCGGACAGCTCGCTCTATGTCACGTTCATCGGCTCTGACTTCTATGAAGAAGGGGTGAAGGCGGCCAAGTATGTGAGGGACAAGATGCGGCATCACAGCGAAGTGATCCGCATTGCAGAATTGCAGGGAACCGTTGGCTCAACGCCGTCCATCGACCGCGGGCGCGGGTTCCGCAAGATGCTTGCCGGTCAGCCGAACCTGCGGATTACCCTAAGTGCTACGGCGGATTTCACGCGCAGCGGCGGTCATGAGGTGATGAAGATCTTCCTGCAGCAGCCTAAGGAGCAGTGGCCGCAGGTGCTCTATTCCCATAATGACGATATGGCAATTGGCGCGGTGGAGGCTATCAAGGAAGCCGGGCTTGTGCCGGGGGAGGATATTATTATTGTGTCAGTGGACGGGACGCGGCGGGCGTTCGAGCAGATGGTGGCGGGAAGCATCAACGCTGTGGTCGAATGTAATCCGCTGCTCGGGCCGCTGCTGATGCAGGCCGTTAAGGAGGTTATGGCCGGCCGGACCCTGCCGAAGCGGATGGTGACACCGGAGGATATATACACCCGGGAGCTGGCTGCAATAGAGATCAACAACCGCAAATATTAA